The Streptomyces aurantiacus genome includes a region encoding these proteins:
- a CDS encoding ATP-binding protein — MDAVPEGEGGGVCGAHPIEDTVALDGDGSVIAQARHRAAGFLARVQAEHGLPVSARAMDLAQLVVSELVTNARKYAPGPVLMELRIVGAAVEVVVWDSDPVLPVARAADVGRVGQHGLEIVMAVAQGFEVQRETVGKRITARIALLDDPEGHIGGRHPQ; from the coding sequence GTGGATGCAGTTCCCGAGGGTGAGGGCGGCGGGGTGTGTGGTGCCCATCCGATTGAAGACACGGTCGCTTTGGACGGTGACGGGTCCGTCATCGCTCAGGCGCGCCACCGTGCGGCGGGTTTCCTCGCCCGTGTCCAGGCTGAGCACGGCCTGCCGGTGTCGGCGCGCGCGATGGATTTGGCGCAGCTGGTGGTCAGCGAGCTGGTGACCAACGCCCGGAAGTACGCTCCCGGACCGGTGCTGATGGAGCTGCGCATTGTGGGCGCCGCGGTGGAAGTGGTCGTCTGGGACAGTGATCCGGTTCTGCCGGTGGCCCGCGCTGCTGACGTGGGCAGGGTCGGGCAGCACGGTCTGGAGATTGTCATGGCTGTCGCTCAGGGTTTCGAGGTCCAGCGGGAGACGGTCGGCAAACGCATCACCGCCCGCATCGCCCTGCTCGACGATCCCGAAGGCCATATCGGCGGACGCCACCCCCAGTAG
- a CDS encoding STAS domain-containing protein: protein MTDNTHRAPEPGRLSISHTTVDGIRVVTLCGEIDQTVKDEFTEALLSRDGVAPPRVVADLSGVTFMDSSGINVFVFAHRAVSSAQGWLRIAGAQEAVLRVLQIVGLDEIIPCHPTLERALTA from the coding sequence GTGACAGACAACACCCACAGAGCGCCCGAGCCCGGCCGGCTGTCGATCAGCCACACCACCGTTGACGGCATCCGGGTAGTCACCCTGTGCGGTGAGATCGACCAGACCGTCAAGGACGAGTTCACCGAAGCCTTGCTGTCCCGTGACGGCGTGGCACCGCCGCGGGTGGTGGCGGACCTCAGCGGGGTGACCTTCATGGACTCCAGCGGCATCAACGTCTTCGTCTTCGCTCACCGGGCCGTGAGCAGCGCTCAGGGATGGCTACGCATCGCCGGCGCCCAGGAAGCCGTCCTGCGGGTTCTTCAGATCGTCGGCCTGGACGAAATCATCCCCTGCCACCCCACCCTCGAGCGGGCCCTGACCGCCTGA